Proteins encoded together in one Sceloporus undulatus isolate JIND9_A2432 ecotype Alabama chromosome 4, SceUnd_v1.1, whole genome shotgun sequence window:
- the BHLHE23 gene encoding LOW QUALITY PROTEIN: class E basic helix-loop-helix protein 23 (The sequence of the model RefSeq protein was modified relative to this genomic sequence to represent the inferred CDS: inserted 1 base in 1 codon; deleted 1 base in 1 codon) translates to MAELKAFGGGALPGPCPGLRPDGGLRLQRRRRGGPFPRGSKPPKGSGSGGSGPGGPVGGGVGKKAAKEPRSLRLSINARERRRMHDLNDALDGLRSVIPYAHSPSVRKLSKIATLLLAKNYILMQAQALDEMRRLVAYLNQGQSSAPAPALAPPLPFGQALYPFAPTAAPLANPDKAAPAPAXPSALCKHCHEKP, encoded by the exons atggCCGAGCTGAAGGCCTTCGGGGGGGGAGCCCTACCTGGCCCTTGCCCCGGGCTTCGCCCCGACGGCGGCCTTCGCCTTCAGCGCCGGAGGAGAG GAGGGCCCTTCCCCCGGGGGAGCAAGCCGCCCAaaggcagcggcagcggcggcagtggCCCTGGCGGCCCCGTCGGCGGCGGCGTCGGGAAGAAGGCGGCCAAGGAGCCGCGCTCGCTGCGCCTGAGCATCAACGCCCGGGAGCGGCGCCGGATGCACGACCTGAACGACGCGCTGGACGGGCTGCGCTCGGTCATCCCTTACGCCCACAGCCCCTCGGTGCGCAAGCTCTCCAAGATCGCCACGCTGCTCCTGGCCAAGAACTACATCCTCATGCAGGCCCAGGCCCTCGACGAGATGCGGCGCCTGGTCGCCTACCTCAACCAGGGACAG AGCAGCGCCCCAGCCCCGGCCCTGGCCCCGCCGCTCCCCTTCGGGCAGGCCCTCTACCCCTTCGCCCCCACCGCCGCCCCCCTGGCCAACCCCGACAAGGCCGCCCCGGCCCCCG TTCCCTCGGCCCTCTGCAAACACTGCCACGAGAAGCCCTGA